A stretch of DNA from Yoonia sp. G8-12:
CGTACCGTCGTCTTAGCGGTCAATCGCTCTTCAACGCAACAATATTGCGTTTCAAAAGCATCTCAATTCGGGTGAATATGCGACATTATAACGCAGAACGCCCGCCAGAATGGCAGGCGTCAAAATCAAAAAATAGCGCGGCTTAGCCGTAAACGGCTTCTTTGCCGAAGTGCTTGGTTAACATATAGTAGACCACTGCGCGGTATTTATTGCGCTCGGATTGTCCATATGTCTCAAGCACCGAGCTGATCGCTGAATCAAGCTCTGGGCTATCTTTCAGGCCAAGCTTTTTCATAAGGAAGTTATTCTTCACGGTTTCAATTTCGCCCGCCTGACTGCCTGCGACGGTTGAAGCGTCTGCATTGTAGATCGCGGGGCCACAGCCGATCGTGACCTTTGTCAAAAGAGCCATGTCAGGCGTCATACCACATTTATTTTTGAGATCGTCCGCATATTTTGCAATCAAATCGTCTCTTTTACCCATAAGAATGTCCCCGTTCTTCGTGTTGTTGGTTATTTACGGCACTAATTGCCACGGTAGGCGCACGTTAAAGTGACAGCCTGCGTTGCGTAAAGGAAAAAGCAAGACAACGGCCATGTTTTGCCGGTTTGCCGTTAATCCTGGCGATGTCTGCATTTTGCCGCAACAGCGCAGCGGACCAAATGAATCGACTGGTCCCGCCTGAAGTAACAACCAATCACGAGCACGTGATCTCTGAAACCGTTTGAAACTTATTGACGTGTCTAAGGGGCTGGTCCGGCTGGGACTGTATAACCAAGGAATGACAAATGATTTTCAATAAGACTCTGCTTGCAGCAGTAATTGCCGTGACGCCTGCTATGGCTTTCGCAAATGACTGGACGGGAAGCTACGCCGGTTTCGCTTTTGGTGGCTCGGATATTACGGCCACCGTCAAGCCGCTTGATAACGCAGAACTCGAAGGCGACGGCGGCTCGGCTGGCATTTTTGCGGGCTATAACTATCAAGTGGGCAATGTGGTTTATGGCGTCGAATTCGATTTTGATGATACCGACTATAATGTCTCAGACCTCGTTTTGGTTGAGTCGACATCCCGCCTGAAAGCACGCATTGGTGCGCCTGTAGGCAATGGTTTGGCCTATGGTGTGGTGGGCGCGGTTGGTGCAACTACAAACTCCGTCCTGCCCGAAGGTCTCGGCCCGGTAAGCGGTTTTGCGGTTGAAGACGGTGTCGGCTATCTCGTTGGCGCAGGCTACGACATGAAATTTGGCGACAACCTGATTGCCGGTGCCGAAGTACTCTACCACGAATTTGATGATGAAGCATTGAACGTTGAAGTGACGACGCTGAAACTGCGTGTGGGCTTCAACTTCTAAGAAACCAACGACGTTCCGTTGGGGGCGTGGCGTTAACGGCAGAGCCCCCAACCGCGCGATTGCAGGTGGAAGTGGTCTGCGTGCAGGCGGTTGTAGTCTGGCGAAAGTGTCAGCTCGAACCACCTGCACGCCCCATCCCGCACCGCGCGCAAGAATGCGGCCTTTGCATCCGTACCGTCCCAATCAGCAATCAATCTGATTTGCGTTCCGTCTGCCAGACCAAAGCCGGCGATATCAACCGCGTCAGCGGTGGCATGGGTGCTCATCCGGGTTGAAACCCCTGCACTGGTCCGCATTGCGCGGCAATTGTAGCTGCCAATGTGGGTGATCGATGTCACTTGTGTTGACAAGAACTCTTGCGCCGCGGGCTGGAGACTGTGCTGCTCCCACATCGCCATGCGCAGCGCAATCGCGCACCGGGTCTCTAAGGGGGCCAAGCGTGCTTGACCCACACCGCGCAAATCAACGCGGTCGGCAATAAAGCATTGTTCACTGTCTTCCAGCGGCGCAAGCGCGCGAAGTGCTGCATGCCCTTGCAGTGTGGAAAGGCACTGAGTTTCGGTTGCAGCGGCCTTGGCCAACTTCCAACCCGTCAACGGCGTTATGGGATCGTCGATGCGCAAGGGCTGTGTCGGGCTCCACGCCCGCGGTAGCGGTGTATCAGGATGCACTATCGCCTGATATCCGCCAAATGCCATCACCACCACTACGCAAAACGCAGTCAAGCCATTGATCAGGGCCCAACTGCGTTCTGTCTTCTTGCGCTGCGTTTTTGCGGCTTGCTGCGCCATTTGTTGACGTTTGGCATGCCGCATAGGCGCTTAGTACCGGTAGTGTTCTGGCTTGAACGGGCCTTCGACGGTGACGCCGATGTAATCTGCCTGTTCCTTTCTCAGCTCGGTCAGTTTCACACCGATCCGCGCAAGGTGCAGACGCGCTACCTTTTCGTCCAGATGTTTGGGCAGAATATGCACGCCAACGGCGTAAGCATCGCCATTGTTCCAAAGCTCCATCTGCGCCAGCACTTGGTTGGTGAAGGATGCGGACATCACGAAGGACGGGTGGCCCGTGGCATTGCCAAGGTTCAACAGACGCCCCTCAGACAGCAGGATCAGACGGTTGCCAGAAGGCATTTCGATCATGTCGACCTGTTCTTTGATGTTGGTCCACTTGTGGTTCTTCAACGCGGCCACCTGAATTTCGTTGTCGAAGTGGCCGATGTTGCCCACGATCGCCATGTCCTTCATCTCGCGCATATGCTCGATCCGGATGACGTCTTTGTTGCCGGTTGTGGTGATAAAGATGTCAGCGCTGTCCAGCACGTCCTCAAGCACGACGACCTCAAAACCGTCCATTGCGGCCTGCAGTGCGCAAATCGGGTCAACTTCGGTAACTTTCACACGCGCACCGGCACCGGCCAGTGACGCGGCCGAGCCTTTGCCCACATCGCCGTATCCACACACAACAGCAACCTTACCGGCCATCATGGTGTCAGTGGCGCGGCGGATACCGTCAACGAGCGATTCCTTGCAGCCGTATTTGTTGTCGAACTTTGACTTGGTCACACTGTCATTCACGTTGATCGCAGGGAAAGGCAGCAAACCCTTCTTGTGCAGATCATAGAGGCGGTGAACGCCTGTTGTCGTTTCTTCGGACACACCTTTGATCGCATCGCGTGTCTTGGTGAACCAACCGGGGCTGGCAGCCATACGCTTGGCGATCTGTTTCTTGATGACTTCTTCTTCCTCGGACTGTGGCACGGGAATGATATCTTCGCCTGCTTCGGCGCGTGCACCCAGCAAGACATAAAGCGTCGCATCGCCACCATCATCAAGGATCATGTTTGCGCCTTCTGGGAACGCAAAGGATTTATCCAGGTAATCCCAATGCTCTTCCAGCGTCTGCCCCTTGATCGCGAACACGGGCGTTCCGCCTGCTGCAATCGCTGCCGCCGCGTGATCTTGGGTCGAGAAGATGTTGCAAGACGCCCAGCGGACATCGGCGCCCAGATCGACCAGCGTTTCAATCAAAACAGCCGTCTGAATGGTCATGTGCAGCGAGCCCACAATCCGTGCGCCTGCGAGTGGTTTTTTGTCGCCATACTCTTCGCGCAGCGCCATCAGGCCCGGCATTTCGGTTTCAGCGATATCCAGCTCTTTGCGGCCAAACTCAGCAAGGGCGATGTCCTTGACGATATAGTCTTTCATTAACTGCCTCCTCGGCGGGCGATTGATCAATTTGATGCGCTGATAGCAGGGGTTCCAGCCTGCGACAATGGCAGCAGTGTCGCGCCTAAGGAACAATCACTTAGGAACGCTTAAACTCTGGCGACGACGTGTCGAAACACAGCAGCGACCAACCGTTGACAGGTTTACGAATAGTATGCGCCGATTTATGTCAGAGATTGAACGAACCGTGGAGCTCTCATGCCCAAAACCCAACCCCGCGCTTGGCAGCGGATGCTGTCCGGACGCAGGCTCGATCTTCTGGATCCGACGCCTGTTGATATCGAGATAGAGGATATCGCGCATGGTCTTGCCTTTGTCGCGCGCTGGAATGGTCAGACAAAGGGCGACTTTGCCTATTCGGTCGCGGAACATTCGCTCTTGGTCACCGAAATCTTTATGCACCAGCAACCCAAAGCACCGGTGAAGTGGCAATTGGCAGCCTTGCTTCATGATGCACCCGAGTACGTCATCGGCGATATGATCAGCCCCGTAAAAGCGGCGGTCGGGCCAGACTATGGGCTGCTGGACGACCGCTTGACGGCGGCCATTCACCTGCGGTTCGGACTGCCCGCGCAAATCCCGGTGGCGGTGAAAAAGCAGATCAAGAAAGCCGATAAACTGTCCGCGTGGCTGGAGGCGATTCAGATCGCGGGTTTCACACAGTCCGAAGCGGACAAATACTTTGGAAAACAGGATCCTGCGCTGGCGGATAGTCTGCAAATCAGGCTCCGCCCACCTGTTGCAGTGCGCGATGACTATACTGCGCTCTACCACAAATTGGCGGCCGCCCTGTAGTTCGTCGCAAAAGCGCAACGCTCCCTTAATGACTCTCAGCACATACTGCACCATCGCTGCTGCTGGGATGAAAAATGGGTGTGACTCAAAATCCTCCTAAGAACAGGAAGGAACATCGTTTACTGCGCAAGCCAGAGCGGCTTTGGGCGCACTACTGCTTTGCATTGGTCATTGTCCTTTGTCTTATCGTTGCAAGCTATATTCAGAACCGTGGCATGGTAGAACGTGGGCTTCTGGCAGCTGAAGCGATCCAAAGCAGCAATGAACAAGTGCTCATCATTCAGAATATCGTCACAATATCTGATGAGGTTGTACGTGCTGGGGCCACAGATCTTACAAACTTCGATAACGCGGTGCTCGGCTTCGAAACCATTTACGCGCAGATGCTCGCAACGCAACGCCGCTCCCAGTTATTTGACGACGACATTTTTTCCCGGACCAGCCGCTGCATCAGAAAGTCCAGACATTCGTAACTTTGGCAAAACAGTTCTCGGCTGCGCCCAACGATCTTCGTTTTGGGCTGAACCTGCGACTCAAGCTGCTTTATCGTCAAAGCGGCCTGCACAACGACTTGCTGGAGGTGGCCAGCCTCACGACTGCACGGTTCGAGGCCGAGGCGACCCGCTTTCGGACACGCCAGAACGCGATGCTAGTTGCGTCGGGGCTTGTTTTGCTGGCCGAGGCGCTTTTCATCTTTCGACCGGCGCAGCATTCCGTGCTTTCCAGCATGAAATCAATGCGCGAGAAAACCAATGATCTGCGTGCATCACAAAAGAAGCTGAAAACCGTGAATGCGCAGCTAGAGCATATGGTTCGGCACGACCCTCTGACCGGTTTGCCCAATCGCAAATCACTCATCGAACATTTGGACTATATTATCACGGACCAGCGCACCAATGAGTGGAGCCTGCTGCTCGTTGGTCTTGATGGCTTTAAATCGATTAATGACACCATCGGACATGACTATGGTGACGCGCTGTTGATCGCGGTGAGCCGCGCATTGCAGAAGTGTGTCGATTTCGAACATCTCGTCGCGCATGTCGGGGGCGATGAATTCGTTTTGATCTCGGACGAGCGAAGCCAGTATTTGATCCAGAGGATTATGGCCTCGCTGCAAGAACCGTTTGAGATCGAAGGGCGACGCGTTCCGATCAATGCCAGTATCGGACACCTGTTGATTGGCGACAGCGTTCGCCAGACGCATGATATTCTGGCCGATGCAGAGATCGCGCTACAGTTCGCAAAAAACATTGGGGGCAACAGAGCGCAGGCCTTTACGCAAGATCTCAGGGACGAATTGGGCACGATGCAACAATTGCAGTTGGACCTCACCGATGCGATCCGAAACGGCGAAATTGAGCCATGGTTTCAACCGCAAGTGCGGCTTTCCGATGGGCGCTTGCACGGTGCAGAAGTCCTGGTGCGATGGCGGCATCCCACCCGTGGCCTGTTGACACCAGATATTTTCCTGCCCGCCGCCGAACGTGCCGCCTTGATGGTTGATCTTGACCATGTTGTCTGGAAGTCCGCCATGGACCTTGCGAGGGACTGGCAAGACGCAAATCTCTGGCGTCCGATCATCTCGCTGAACGCCGCACCCGAAACCATTTCCGATCCATATCTGATTGAACGTTTTTTGCGCTCGCTTCAGCTTTCTGGCCTCGAGGCGGATCAAGTAATTGTCGAGGTTCTCGAAACGACGTTGATCAATGGCAAAGATGATCTCGCGTCGATCAACATCGACAGCCTTGCAGACTGCGGGATCGCGCTCGAACTGGATGATTTCGGGACCGGCTATGCATCACTTTCAAAGCTGACACAGCTGCCATTGGCGGGAATTAAGCTTGATCGTTCGCTGATCTCGTCACTTCCAGATCATGCAGCAGACAGTGTCGTGCGCGCAATCCTTGCGCTTGCCGCCGAACTTGGGCTGCATGTGATTGCTGAAGGCATTGAAAAAAGCGCGCAAGCGGCACATCTGAACGAACGTGGATGCAGCGTAGGACAAGGCTATGGTTTTGGCAGACCGATGCCAGCCAAAGAGTTCACAGCTTGGCTTGCGGCCAATGCCACAACCAAGCTGAAAGTAGAGCCGGAAATCGCGCGTATCGGATGAGGCACTTGAGGAATAGGCTTACAATCCGTATCTGAGGTTGAACAGGCTGACCAGAAAAGGGCGACACATGGCCAATCATCTCTACACGCATGATCTGCCCGATGGGCTTGATCTGGGTCCGGTTGTCGCAATCGATTGCGAAACGATGGGATTGAACCCGCACCGTGATCGGCTTTGCCTGATCCAAATGTCAGGCGGCGACGGTGACTGCCATCTTGTTCAGGTCACCCTCGGCCAGACCGCCGCACCGAACCTATGCGCCATGCTGGAAGATCCCAATATACTCAAACTCTTCCACTTTGGCCGTTTTGATATCGCCGCCCTGTTAAATGCCTTTGGCGCTGTGACAGCCCCCGTTTACTGCACGAAAATCGCCTCAAAGCTGGTGCGCACGTACACGGACCGTCACGGCCTCAAGGTCTTGTTGCAAGATATGGTCGGAATCGACATCTCAAAGCACCAACAACAAAGCGATTGGGGTGCGCCAAAATTGACGGAAGCACAGTTGGATTACGCGGCCTCTGATGTGCTCTATCTACATCAACTTAAGGAAAAATTCGACATCTTGCTGGCCCGCGAAGGACGCAGCGACATCGCACAGGCCTGTTTCGACTTCCTGCCAACACGTGCGAAGCTCGACCTTGCCGGATGGCCCGAACTCGACATCTTTTCACACTGATGGCGGATCATCAGAAATTTCTGGCGACCGCGCGTAGAGTTGTCACGCAAGAGGCCGATGCACTGACAATTTTAGCAGACGGGCTTGGCGAAAGTTTTGGCCAAGCGGTTGAGCTATTGCTGAACGCCAATGGGCGCGTGATCGTGTCTGGAATGGGCAAATCAGGGCATATTGCCCGCAAGATCGCAGCAACTTTTGCCAGCACGGGCACGCCTGCGCATTTCGTGCATCCCGCCGAAGCAAGCCATGGCGATCTGGGCATGATGACGCGTGGCGATGTTGTGCTGGTGCTGTCCAATTCTGGCGAAACGCCCGAACTGGCCGATCTTGTCGCGTATACGCGGC
This window harbors:
- a CDS encoding HD family hydrolase translates to MPKTQPRAWQRMLSGRRLDLLDPTPVDIEIEDIAHGLAFVARWNGQTKGDFAYSVAEHSLLVTEIFMHQQPKAPVKWQLAALLHDAPEYVIGDMISPVKAAVGPDYGLLDDRLTAAIHLRFGLPAQIPVAVKKQIKKADKLSAWLEAIQIAGFTQSEADKYFGKQDPALADSLQIRLRPPVAVRDDYTALYHKLAAAL
- a CDS encoding extensin family protein, with the protein product MAQQAAKTQRKKTERSWALINGLTAFCVVVVMAFGGYQAIVHPDTPLPRAWSPTQPLRIDDPITPLTGWKLAKAAATETQCLSTLQGHAALRALAPLEDSEQCFIADRVDLRGVGQARLAPLETRCAIALRMAMWEQHSLQPAAQEFLSTQVTSITHIGSYNCRAMRTSAGVSTRMSTHATADAVDIAGFGLADGTQIRLIADWDGTDAKAAFLRAVRDGACRWFELTLSPDYNRLHADHFHLQSRGWGLCR
- the ahcY gene encoding adenosylhomocysteinase, whose amino-acid sequence is MKDYIVKDIALAEFGRKELDIAETEMPGLMALREEYGDKKPLAGARIVGSLHMTIQTAVLIETLVDLGADVRWASCNIFSTQDHAAAAIAAGGTPVFAIKGQTLEEHWDYLDKSFAFPEGANMILDDGGDATLYVLLGARAEAGEDIIPVPQSEEEEVIKKQIAKRMAASPGWFTKTRDAIKGVSEETTTGVHRLYDLHKKGLLPFPAINVNDSVTKSKFDNKYGCKESLVDGIRRATDTMMAGKVAVVCGYGDVGKGSAASLAGAGARVKVTEVDPICALQAAMDGFEVVVLEDVLDSADIFITTTGNKDVIRIEHMREMKDMAIVGNIGHFDNEIQVAALKNHKWTNIKEQVDMIEMPSGNRLILLSEGRLLNLGNATGHPSFVMSASFTNQVLAQMELWNNGDAYAVGVHILPKHLDEKVARLHLARIGVKLTELRKEQADYIGVTVEGPFKPEHYRY
- a CDS encoding ribonuclease D, coding for MANHLYTHDLPDGLDLGPVVAIDCETMGLNPHRDRLCLIQMSGGDGDCHLVQVTLGQTAAPNLCAMLEDPNILKLFHFGRFDIAALLNAFGAVTAPVYCTKIASKLVRTYTDRHGLKVLLQDMVGIDISKHQQQSDWGAPKLTEAQLDYAASDVLYLHQLKEKFDILLAREGRSDIAQACFDFLPTRAKLDLAGWPELDIFSH
- a CDS encoding putative bifunctional diguanylate cyclase/phosphodiesterase translates to MAKQFSAAPNDLRFGLNLRLKLLYRQSGLHNDLLEVASLTTARFEAEATRFRTRQNAMLVASGLVLLAEALFIFRPAQHSVLSSMKSMREKTNDLRASQKKLKTVNAQLEHMVRHDPLTGLPNRKSLIEHLDYIITDQRTNEWSLLLVGLDGFKSINDTIGHDYGDALLIAVSRALQKCVDFEHLVAHVGGDEFVLISDERSQYLIQRIMASLQEPFEIEGRRVPINASIGHLLIGDSVRQTHDILADAEIALQFAKNIGGNRAQAFTQDLRDELGTMQQLQLDLTDAIRNGEIEPWFQPQVRLSDGRLHGAEVLVRWRHPTRGLLTPDIFLPAAERAALMVDLDHVVWKSAMDLARDWQDANLWRPIISLNAAPETISDPYLIERFLRSLQLSGLEADQVIVEVLETTLINGKDDLASINIDSLADCGIALELDDFGTGYASLSKLTQLPLAGIKLDRSLISSLPDHAADSVVRAILALAAELGLHVIAEGIEKSAQAAHLNERGCSVGQGYGFGRPMPAKEFTAWLAANATTKLKVEPEIARIG
- a CDS encoding DUF2853 family protein, whose amino-acid sequence is MGKRDDLIAKYADDLKNKCGMTPDMALLTKVTIGCGPAIYNADASTVAGSQAGEIETVKNNFLMKKLGLKDSPELDSAISSVLETYGQSERNKYRAVVYYMLTKHFGKEAVYG
- a CDS encoding outer membrane protein, with amino-acid sequence MIFNKTLLAAVIAVTPAMAFANDWTGSYAGFAFGGSDITATVKPLDNAELEGDGGSAGIFAGYNYQVGNVVYGVEFDFDDTDYNVSDLVLVESTSRLKARIGAPVGNGLAYGVVGAVGATTNSVLPEGLGPVSGFAVEDGVGYLVGAGYDMKFGDNLIAGAEVLYHEFDDEALNVEVTTLKLRVGFNF